Proteins encoded in a region of the Misgurnus anguillicaudatus chromosome 9, ASM2758022v2, whole genome shotgun sequence genome:
- the stx5al gene encoding syntaxin 5A, like — protein sequence MNTRRRYGPKSSQEGVYTGPSQTQSQLVQQLETPLAVPAPIAAPIVDTISMSCRDRTSEFQSVCKSLQGRQNGAQLARPINNAVRQRSEFTLVAKRIGRDLSNTFAKLEKLTILAKRKSLFDDKATEIDELTYIVKQDINSLNKQIAGLQDIVRSRSGQNGRHLQTHSNTIVVSLQSKLASMSSDFKSVLEVRTENLKQQRTRQEHFSQASGSASSFNGNNFNNSVLMQDDSKKSDISIDMDLHGSQEMQLINKRDEYIQNRADTMQNIESTIVELGSIFQQLAHMVKEQEETVQRIDANVEDTQLNVDLAHGEILKYFQSVSNNRWLLIKIFLILIIFFIVFVVFMA from the exons ATGAACACCCGTCGCCGCTACGGTCCTAAAAGCAGCCAGGAAGGGGTCTACACTGGGCCGTCTCAGACCCAGTCCCAGCTGGTCCAACAGCTGGAAACCCCCCTGGCTGTGCCAGCACCCATCGCCGCCCCTATTGTAGACACCATCAGCATGTCCTGCCGAGACCGTACCAGCGAGTTTCAATCCGTCTGCAAGTCCCTGCAGGGGAGACAG AATGGAGCACAGCTCGCCCGACCTATCAACAATGCAGTCAGGCAAAGGAGTGAATTCACTCTCGTGGCTAA GCGAATTGGAAGAGACCTCAGCAACACTTTTGCCAAGCTGGAAAAGCTCACGATTC TCGCCAAAAGGAAGTCACTTTTTGATGACAAAGCGACTGAAATTGATGAACTCACTTACATTGTGAAACAGGACA TCAACAGTCTGAATAAGCAGATAGCTGGGTTGCAAGATATTGTTCGATCACGAAGTGGACAGAATGGTAGACATCTTCAGACACATTCCAACACCATCGTAGTTTCATTGCAG TCAAAACTGGCATCTATGTCAAGTGACTTCAAGTCAGTGCTGGAAGTCAGAACAGAG AACCTAAAGCAACAGAGAACCAGACAAGAACATTTTTCCCAAGCttctgggtctgcctcctcttTCAATGGCAACAACTTTA ACAATTCCGTGCTCATGCAGGACGATTCCAAAAAGAGTGATATATCTATAGATATGGACCTGCACGGCAGTCAGGAGATGCAGTTAATCAATAAACGG GACGAATACATACAGAACCGAGCAGACACTATGCAGAATATAGAGTCCACTATTGTGGAGCTTGGGTCTATATTTCAGCAACTGGCTCATATGGTTAAAGAGCAGGAAGAGACGGTACAGAG AATTGATGCTAATGTCGAGGACACTCAGCTGAACGTGGACCTTGCTCATGGAGAGATACTCAAATATTTTCAGTCCGTCTCCAACAATCGCTGGCTCCTCATCAAGATTTTCCTTATCCTCATTATCTTTTTCATTGTGTTTGTGGTTTTCATGGCCTGA